In the genome of Polaribacter sp. MED152, one region contains:
- a CDS encoding cupin domain-containing protein, with protein MPKGSSVPLHIHELEDEIFHVLEGKVELILGEKTIQGKKGDIIYLPRGIPHGIKTLGNETAKVLNYVIPGKNFEEFFTKMNEIGLDSSVEEKAKIGNEHKIRFL; from the coding sequence ATGCCAAAAGGAAGTAGTGTTCCACTTCATATTCATGAGTTAGAAGATGAAATATTTCACGTATTAGAAGGTAAGGTTGAATTGATTTTAGGAGAAAAAACAATTCAAGGAAAAAAAGGTGATATCATCTATTTACCACGTGGAATTCCACATGGAATTAAAACCCTTGGAAATGAAACTGCAAAAGTTTTGAATTATGTTATTCCTGGAAAAAACTTTGAAGAATTCTTTACTAAAATGAATGAAATTGGATTGGATTCTAGTGTTGAAGAAAAGGCAAAAATTGGCAATGAGCATAAAATTAGATTCTTATAA
- a CDS encoding YdeI family protein, whose product MIATDKFEKIEIESSEDLRNWLTQNYLNTNSFWLITFKKSELKYVSRWDVLDELLCFGWIDGIRRKLDDKRTMQLISRRKVEHWAKSYKERVEKLIDEDKMHESGLKSIADSKLNGMWNFMDDVDNLIIPKDLKMALMQKTEAFDFFNTINDSSKRFVLRWLKIAKTEKTRQKRINQLVELSAKGEKLKGS is encoded by the coding sequence ATGATAGCAACTGACAAATTTGAGAAGATTGAAATTGAATCTTCAGAAGATCTAAGAAATTGGTTGACTCAAAATTATTTGAATACCAACAGTTTTTGGTTGATAACATTCAAGAAAAGCGAACTAAAATATGTATCAAGATGGGATGTTTTAGACGAATTACTTTGCTTTGGATGGATAGATGGTATTAGAAGAAAACTAGATGATAAAAGAACAATGCAACTAATTTCTAGGCGAAAAGTAGAACATTGGGCAAAGTCATATAAAGAAAGAGTTGAAAAACTAATTGACGAAGATAAAATGCACGAATCAGGGTTAAAATCAATTGCAGATTCGAAATTAAATGGTATGTGGAATTTTATGGATGACGTTGATAATTTAATCATACCAAAAGATTTAAAAATGGCACTGATGCAAAAAACTGAGGCATTCGATTTTTTTAATACAATTAATGATTCAAGTAAAAGGTTTGTTTTACGTTGGCTGAAAATAGCAAAGACAGAAAAAACAAGACAAAAAAGGATAAATCAGCTTGTTGAACTATCAGCTAAAGGTGAAAAATTAAAAGGTAGTTAA
- a CDS encoding YafY family protein gives MNRLTRVTAILIQLQSKRIVTAKEIAQRFEISLRTVYRDIKTLQDAGIPIGSENGVGYFIVDGYRIPPIALTEEEANALIIVEELMKKQGDKSIDKNLNSIIIKVKATLKNFQKDNIELLSSRTFSLNNQNYTESSWLSEIQKSILRKQILKINYHSISKEQTTIRDIEPLSVYFTNTSWVVIAFCHLRNGLREFRLDKIIKLTNTLMPFSIDISFSLENYFEKIQS, from the coding sequence ATGAATAGGCTTACCAGAGTTACAGCAATATTAATTCAGCTTCAATCTAAAAGAATTGTTACGGCCAAAGAAATAGCCCAACGATTTGAAATTAGTTTAAGAACAGTTTACAGAGACATTAAAACACTACAAGACGCTGGCATACCTATCGGCTCAGAAAATGGCGTTGGTTATTTCATTGTTGACGGTTATAGAATACCACCAATTGCTTTAACTGAAGAAGAAGCTAATGCTTTAATTATTGTTGAAGAATTGATGAAAAAACAAGGAGATAAGTCAATCGATAAAAATCTAAATTCAATCATAATTAAAGTAAAAGCAACACTTAAGAACTTTCAAAAAGATAATATTGAGTTACTTTCATCAAGAACATTTAGCTTAAATAATCAGAATTATACAGAAAGTAGTTGGCTTTCAGAAATTCAAAAGTCAATTTTGAGAAAACAAATATTAAAAATAAATTATCATTCCATTTCCAAAGAACAAACAACAATTAGGGATATTGAACCACTATCAGTTTATTTCACGAATACATCTTGGGTTGTAATTGCATTTTGTCATTTACGAAATGGATTGAGAGAATTTAGATTAGACAAAATAATTAAGTTAACTAATACGCTAATGCCTTTTTCAATAGATATTTCGTTTTCCCTCGAAAATTACTTTGAAAAAATCCAATCGTAG
- a CDS encoding DUF1905 domain-containing protein has translation MQAKIKYNFSAKIWKHNGTSGWHFVSLPNHISKEIKEHLQWQEEGWGRMKSSAKIKNSEWETSIWFDKKHNTYLLPIKSEVRKKNSLKENDQIEVTISI, from the coding sequence TTGCAAGCGAAAATAAAATACAACTTTTCAGCAAAAATTTGGAAACACAATGGGACGAGTGGATGGCATTTTGTATCACTTCCAAATCATATTTCAAAAGAAATAAAGGAACACTTACAATGGCAAGAAGAAGGTTGGGGAAGAATGAAATCTTCAGCTAAAATCAAAAACTCAGAATGGGAAACTTCAATTTGGTTTGACAAAAAACATAATACTTACTTGTTACCTATAAAATCTGAGGTGAGAAAAAAGAATTCACTTAAAGAAAATGACCAAATCGAAGTAACCATAAGTATTTAA
- a CDS encoding YgcG family protein has product MSTESITERLCSQFDNDFENQSKLQTEMIQKESQKNPFNENILSDLNVLNYKTTRELWKNCKKYKLKHYALGSIFTRVLDIDNTLNYKEENEIELKIKNLETKKKVQLMIVTIDDLYPYKDLTEYSIEQVNSWGIGKYPVNGGIIIVLDKKDRNIRLSTDYKLKKELTNKECEEVIEILKPFLKEKKYLEGLKMAIEEIDARI; this is encoded by the coding sequence ATGTCAACAGAAAGTATAACTGAACGATTATGTAGTCAGTTTGATAATGATTTTGAAAATCAATCAAAATTACAAACGGAGATGATTCAAAAAGAGTCTCAAAAGAATCCATTCAATGAAAATATTTTAAGTGATTTAAATGTTTTGAATTACAAGACGACTCGTGAATTGTGGAAGAACTGCAAAAAGTATAAACTTAAGCACTACGCTCTTGGAAGTATTTTCACAAGAGTTCTAGACATAGACAATACTCTAAATTATAAAGAGGAAAACGAAATTGAATTAAAGATTAAGAATCTTGAAACGAAAAAGAAAGTTCAATTGATGATTGTGACAATAGATGATTTATATCCTTACAAAGACCTAACCGAATACTCAATTGAACAAGTAAACTCTTGGGGAATTGGAAAATACCCTGTAAACGGAGGAATAATTATAGTTTTAGATAAAAAGGATAGAAATATTAGATTGTCAACTGATTATAAATTAAAAAAAGAATTAACCAATAAAGAATGTGAGGAAGTTATTGAAATCTTAAAACCATTTTTAAAGGAGAAAAAATATCTCGAAGGTCTGAAAATGGCGATTGAAGAAATTGACGCAAGAATATAA
- a CDS encoding RDD family protein, producing the protein MSEFKEFEVIKTKPNIGNRIVAGLVDYILIYSFFFFYVFAVGEPNEDGGYSVNGLPAIVPIIFWGIMTIGIEIGIGATIGNLILGLKAIPKSGINRKLTFVESLKRHLLDPIDMFFFGLVGILTIKNTELNQRVGDLWGKTIVVNKEDLN; encoded by the coding sequence ATGAGTGAATTTAAAGAATTTGAGGTAATAAAGACTAAACCCAATATTGGAAATAGAATTGTTGCAGGTTTAGTTGACTATATTTTAATATATTCTTTCTTTTTCTTTTATGTTTTTGCAGTCGGAGAACCAAATGAAGATGGAGGTTATTCTGTGAATGGATTACCAGCAATTGTTCCAATAATTTTTTGGGGAATTATGACAATTGGAATTGAAATAGGAATTGGAGCAACAATTGGAAATCTTATTTTAGGATTAAAAGCAATTCCAAAAAGTGGAATTAATAGAAAACTGACTTTTGTAGAATCTTTGAAAAGACATTTACTTGACCCAATTGATATGTTCTTTTTTGGTCTTGTAGGAATTTTAACTATAAAAAATACTGAACTGAATCAAAGAGTTGGAGATTTATGGGGAAAAACTATTGTTGTTAATAAGGAAGATTTAAATTAA
- a CDS encoding DUF6090 family protein, producing the protein MIKFFRKIRQNLLMENKTGKYFKYAIGEIILVVIGILIALGINNWNENRKNKESEKIILNNINKNLTIDSVQFDYYKEQFKQIDKLHFELYGLAQNEQTIDSISEPLLIRRTLYFKQLVDSDFIQNIRPINNPKINEVFTIYVQRVDDIEEVYFRQLYPLIEHTLKPLLKEHKLYNTENWFRLKNRNFQKDYTFKKVNNKNLIDKNRFIELAKTIEFQQLLFELNAKWNEFNTRLEIVIEENDNFRKLITSELKNY; encoded by the coding sequence ATGATAAAATTCTTTAGAAAAATTCGCCAGAACTTACTTATGGAAAACAAAACTGGAAAGTATTTTAAATATGCTATTGGAGAAATTATACTCGTGGTAATTGGAATTTTGATTGCGTTGGGAATAAATAATTGGAATGAAAATCGAAAGAATAAAGAGTCAGAAAAAATCATCCTGAATAACATCAACAAAAATTTAACAATAGATTCTGTTCAGTTCGATTATTATAAAGAACAGTTTAAACAGATTGATAAACTACATTTTGAACTATATGGTTTAGCACAAAATGAACAAACAATAGATTCTATTTCTGAACCCCTTCTTATCAGAAGAACTCTATATTTTAAGCAACTCGTAGATTCTGATTTTATACAAAATATAAGGCCAATTAATAATCCGAAAATTAACGAAGTCTTTACTATTTATGTACAAAGGGTCGATGATATTGAGGAAGTCTATTTCAGACAGCTTTACCCATTAATAGAACACACTTTAAAGCCATTACTAAAGGAACACAAACTATATAATACCGAAAATTGGTTCAGGCTAAAAAATAGAAACTTCCAAAAAGATTATACTTTCAAAAAAGTAAATAATAAAAATCTAATTGACAAAAATAGGTTCATAGAATTAGCAAAAACAATTGAATTTCAGCAACTCTTGTTTGAGCTGAATGCGAAATGGAATGAATTTAACACGCGACTCGAGATAGTAATTGAAGAGAATGATAATTTTAGAAAATTAATAACATCAGAATTAAAAAATTATTAA
- a CDS encoding ABC-three component system middle component 5 has protein sequence MEKTEDVIEIDKLRILDFYLAFPSELMEIRSFRGFKKYKKYIKAEKNKYERVIDRKRLFFKMEHIQLSAIKALISYGIFDAEEFKKGNIKKTYEKLSDDLLSRIQSANEENPNLITLITGPLASMNLFGHLGLKERTNLIEFKYDSI, from the coding sequence ATGGAGAAAACTGAAGATGTAATCGAAATTGACAAGTTGCGAATTTTGGATTTCTATTTAGCTTTTCCAAGTGAATTAATGGAAATTAGAAGCTTTAGAGGTTTTAAAAAATATAAAAAGTACATAAAAGCTGAAAAAAACAAATACGAAAGAGTAATCGACAGAAAGAGACTGTTTTTCAAAATGGAGCATATCCAATTGTCTGCGATTAAGGCTTTAATTTCATATGGCATCTTCGATGCAGAAGAATTTAAAAAAGGAAATATTAAAAAAACATATGAAAAGCTATCTGATGATTTACTCTCAAGAATTCAGTCAGCAAACGAGGAAAATCCGAACTTAATTACTTTGATAACTGGTCCATTAGCATCAATGAATCTTTTTGGTCATCTAGGTTTAAAGGAAAGAACTAACCTAATAGAATTTAAATATGATTCAATATAA
- a CDS encoding ABC-three component system protein: MSKKEVSQSNNEVKGDLAGNDIHKPTYNIGRTSIGGKSQLEKLYDRLEKERESSTIFSEIVDDLLHYKKNADENEFIGLEKKLENGNRISYLNFAEKSKEKFAKKLLRNEHSETAQLIYAFLLAKVYSSFEFNIAPRIKENHPEIFINELVSEFIIRPLEDILGENLLRIYDDDINGMIYFLTGNCHIKWD; encoded by the coding sequence ATGAGTAAAAAGGAAGTAAGTCAATCAAACAACGAAGTTAAAGGCGATTTAGCTGGAAATGACATTCACAAGCCAACCTATAACATAGGCAGAACCTCCATTGGTGGAAAATCTCAATTGGAGAAGTTATATGATAGACTTGAAAAAGAAAGAGAAAGCTCAACAATTTTTAGTGAAATTGTTGATGACCTCTTACACTACAAAAAAAATGCAGATGAAAATGAATTTATTGGTCTTGAAAAGAAATTAGAAAACGGGAACAGAATAAGCTATTTAAATTTTGCTGAAAAATCAAAAGAAAAATTTGCTAAAAAACTTTTACGCAACGAACATTCTGAAACAGCACAACTTATTTATGCATTCTTATTAGCAAAAGTTTACTCTAGTTTTGAATTTAATATTGCACCTAGAATAAAGGAAAACCATCCTGAAATATTCATCAATGAGTTAGTAAGTGAGTTTATTATTAGACCATTAGAAGATATATTGGGAGAAAATCTATTAAGGATTTATGATGACGATATTAATGGAATGATATATTTTTTAACAGGCAATTGTCATATAAAATGGGACTAA
- the xerA gene encoding site-specific tyrosine recombinase/integron integrase: MSNLPKVILVHKTHRKELKILIQFDYHQQLINKLKSTPHIYWSKSLACWYTSASPENLTILENLFKNIAQLDTSKLSKKQLFTRNLSEPEKKLLNGFYLYMKGKRYSESTLKTYTFFIADFINFHSKKACSDLDNRDVELFIEKVFIERNYSVSSQRQFISALKIFTNYYPSTKINDIELTRPKKSKKLPSVLSQEEVLRIISVTTNLKHRAIIALLYSCGLRISELINLKLKDFHIERKQLIVKSGKGRKDRYVSLAESFMPLLKNYYYSYEPKEFFVEGMNGEKYSASSVRAFLKKSCKKAGIQRAVTPHTLRHSYATHLLENGVDIRYIQSLLGHSRPETTMIYTHVKRKDLMQIQNPLDVALQKVASSDNDHKKVTLSRKI, encoded by the coding sequence TTGTCAAACTTACCCAAAGTAATACTTGTACATAAAACTCATCGAAAAGAATTAAAAATATTAATTCAGTTTGATTATCATCAGCAGCTTATCAATAAATTAAAAAGTACACCACATATTTATTGGAGTAAAAGTCTGGCTTGTTGGTATACTTCAGCAAGCCCTGAAAACTTAACTATTTTAGAGAACTTATTTAAAAACATTGCTCAATTAGACACCTCAAAGTTATCTAAAAAACAATTGTTTACTCGTAATTTGAGTGAACCCGAAAAGAAACTCTTGAATGGATTCTATCTTTATATGAAAGGTAAAAGATATAGTGAAAGCACACTTAAAACTTATACTTTTTTCATTGCTGATTTCATTAATTTTCATTCCAAGAAGGCTTGTAGCGATTTGGATAATAGAGATGTTGAACTTTTTATAGAAAAGGTGTTTATAGAACGTAATTACTCTGTAAGTTCTCAAAGACAGTTTATTAGCGCTTTAAAAATTTTTACTAATTATTATCCTTCTACAAAAATTAATGATATAGAGTTAACACGACCTAAAAAATCTAAGAAACTACCATCAGTACTATCTCAAGAAGAAGTTTTACGCATTATAAGTGTAACAACAAATTTAAAGCACAGAGCAATTATAGCCCTACTCTACTCTTGTGGTTTACGAATTAGTGAGTTAATAAACTTAAAACTAAAAGACTTTCATATAGAAAGAAAACAATTGATTGTTAAAAGTGGCAAAGGTAGAAAAGACAGGTATGTTAGTTTAGCCGAAAGTTTTATGCCTTTGTTAAAGAATTACTACTATTCTTATGAACCTAAAGAGTTTTTTGTTGAAGGTATGAATGGAGAAAAATACAGTGCCAGCTCTGTTAGGGCTTTTCTAAAGAAAAGTTGTAAAAAAGCGGGAATTCAAAGAGCTGTAACGCCTCATACTTTAAGACATAGTTATGCTACCCATTTGTTAGAAAATGGTGTTGATATAAGATATATACAATCATTATTAGGGCATTCAAGGCCAGAAACGACAATGATTTACACGCATGTTAAAAGAAAAGATTTAATGCAGATACAGAATCCATTGGATGTTGCTTTACAAAAGGTGGCATCTTCGGATAATGATCATAAAAAAGTGACGTTATCCCGTAAAATTTAA